The Cervus canadensis isolate Bull #8, Minnesota chromosome 29, ASM1932006v1, whole genome shotgun sequence genome includes a window with the following:
- the ZFTA gene encoding zinc finger translocation-associated protein, with the protein MEPGGDHRSRSGGGGGGGRGGPGPAAASARGRRLPPAGSSGSAEPEEDDGGQDLQLEGGALGSWGSAPLPSSRARGPASSGRKYSDHCEARASRPGKSRIPGRDHRRYYHDHWRLEYLMDFNPARHGMVCMVCGSSLATLKLSTIKRHIRQKHPYSLHWSPREKEVISNSWDAHLGLGACGEAEGLGAQGPEEEEEEDEEEEEEGAGLQTSLPKGPGKAPAGGGGRRRRRGGPGAPGAPRRCLSASRRAGGSRGLGARRLERRLKESLQNWFRAECLMDYDPRGNRLVCMACGRALPSLQLDDIRAHVLEVHPSCLGLRGPQRRAPQRSALLQAWGGQPEALSELTQSPPDDDLVPQDLTSKSRDPAPDAGAPSSQDLSPPDGKEEAGWVPERVPGPAGEEEPEEGERVGVPGRSARGRDPRRHCPERWRLEYLLELDGGRRGLVCLACGGALASLKMSTIKRHIRRRHPGSARLGGPVGALIAQEWSEKAAHLLALGLPCPESPGDPAAPSTAAASEEGGGAEEEQPEEEEEWWGDVPLSPGEPSERQAEEEEDDEDGPDPGALAFPPPPPPPPPPPPPPPRSREQRRNYQPRWRGEYLMDYDGSRRGLVCMVCGGALATLKVSTIKRHILQVHPFSMDFTPEERQTILEAYEEAALRCYGHEGFGPPAPAAPRDGGADLKAGAVCRA; encoded by the exons ATGGAGCCTGGCGGGGACCACCGGAGtcggagcggcggcggcggcggcggcggcaggggCGGCCCCGGGCCAGCAGCGGCCTCGGCACGGGGCCGACGGCTGCCGCCCGCCGGATCGAGCGGCAGCGCGGAACCCGAGGAGGACGACGGCG GGCAAGATCTTCAGCTGGAAGGGGGTGCCTTAGGGTCCTGGGGGAGTgcccccctgccctcctccagggccaggGGACCAGCATCTTCAGGCAGGAAATACTCAGACCACTGTGAGGCCCGGGCCTCGAGGCCTGGCAAAAGCCGCATTCCTGGCCGTGACCATCGTCGTTACTACCATGACCACTGGCGGCTGGAGTACCTGATGGACTTCAACCCGGCTCGGCACGGCATGGTCTGCATGGTGTGCGGCAGCTCCCTGGCCACTCTCAAGCTCAGCACCATTAAGCGACACATCCGCCAAAAGCACCCTTACTCCCTGCACTGGAGTCCCCGGGAGAAGGAAGTCATCAGCAACAGCTGGGATGCCCATTTGGGGCTGGGGGCCTGCGGAGAGGCcgaggggctgggggcccaggggcctgaggaggaggaggaggaggacgaggaagaggaggaggaaggggctggCCTCCAGACTAGCCTGCCCAAGGGCCCAG GCAAAGCCCCAGCTGGTGGGGGCGGCCGGCGCCGGAGGCGAGGGGGCCCAGGGGCACCCGGGGCTCCGCGTCGGTGCCTCTCAGCCTCCCggagggctgggggcagcagggggCTGGGTGCCCGGCGGCTGGAGCGGAGGCTGAAGGAGTCCCTGCAGAACTGGTTCCGGGCAGAGTGTCTCATGGACTATGACCCGCGGGGGAACCGGCTGGTGTGCATGGCCTGTGGCCGGGCACTGCCCAGCTTGCAGCTGGACGACATCCGTGCCCACGTGCTGGAGGTGCACCCTAGCTGCCTGGGGCTCCGCGGCCCCCAGCGTAGGGCCCCCCAGCGTAGCGCCCTGCTGCAGGCCTGGGGTGGCCAGCCGGAGGCGCTGTCTGAGCTCACCCAGTCTCCACCAG ACGATGACCTCGTCCCCCAGGACCTGACCAGCAAGAGCCGGGACCCGGCCCCTGATGCTGGAGCCCCATCCTCTCAGGACCTCAGCCCCCCAGACGGAAAGGAAGAGGCTGGCTGGGTCCCTGAGAGGGTGCCCGGGCCGGCAGGGGAGGAGGAGCCGGAGGAGGGCGAGAGGGTGGGGGTCCCCGGCCGGTCTGCGCGGGGCCGCGACCCCCGCCGCCACTGCCCGGAGCGCTGGCGGTTGGAGTACCTCCTGGAGCTGGACGGCGGCCGGCGCGGCCTGGTGTGCCTGGCATGCGGGGGCGCGCTGGCCTCGCTCAAGATGAGCACCATCAAGCGGCACATCCGCCGGCGCCACCCGGGCTCCGCGCGCCTCGGCGGGCCAGTCGGGGCCCTCATCGCCCAGGAGTGGAGCGAGAAGGCCGCCCACCTGCtggccctggggctgccctgcCCCGAATCGCCCGGGGACCCCGCCGCCCCCAGCACAGCCGCAGCCTccgaggaggggggaggggcagaggaggagcagccagaggaggaggaggagtggtGGG GCGACGTCCCGCTCTCCCCTGGGGAACCGTCGGAACGGCAGGCGGAGGAAGAGGAGGACGACGAGGACGGCCCGGATCCCGGGGCGCTCGCCTtccctccgccgccgccgccgccgccgccgcccccacctcccccgccccgcAGCCGAGAGCAGCGGCGGAACTACCAGCCGCGCTGGCGGGGCGAGTACCTGATGGACTACGACGGCAGCCGGCGCGGCTTGGTCTGCATGGTGTGCGGGGGCGCGCTGGCCACGCTCAAGGTCAGCACCATCAAGCGGCACATCCTGCAGGTGCACCCCTTCTCCATGGACTTCACGCCCGAGGAGCGCCAGACCATCCTGGAGGCCTACGAGGAGGCGGCGCTGCGCTGCTACGGCCACGAGGGCTTCGGGCCGCCCGCCCCGGCGGCGCCGCGCGACGGCGGCGCGGACCTCAAGGCGGGCGCCGTGTGTCGGGCCTAG
- the LOC122431160 gene encoding translation initiation factor IF-2-like, with protein sequence MAAAPRRGWSRGGGRAPSRGSRRGALRAQASALEGGRAKRPRSWPGRGPRPRRSGPKRGGSQETAESRPRRGPTPLGVGGPRMEAGKRGVAPRSSLAFALAGLGVADAAPDTLAGTRRQRTLTPSEVSGTWGRAPPRLGSAGADPACEPRDASEPPGPGKRRKGAREKQPGARQPGVLPRGPAGGAGAFFACGWSPTTKAIPRDPNYRVREAVQGLIISRCAQKKSHVRTQ encoded by the exons ATGGCCGCGGCCCCGCGGAGAGGGTGGAGCCGCGGGGGCGGCCGCGCCCCCTCCCGCGGGAGCCGCCGGGGAGCGCTGAGAGCTCAGGCTTCAGCCCTGGAGGGCGGACGGGCCAAGCGCCCTCGGAGCTGGCCGGGGCGGGGACCGCGGCCTCGGAGATCCGGGCCGAAGAGAGGGGGCTCGCAGGAGACCGCGGAGAGCCGGCCGCGCCGAGGCCCGACGCCGCTGGGCGTTGGGGGCCCCAGGATGGAAGCCGGGAAGAGAGGGGTTGCGCCGCGGTCGTCTCTGGCTTTTGCCCTCGCAGGCCTGGGGGTGGCAGACGCGGCCCCGGACACTCTGGCCGGCACGAGGAGGCAAAGAACGCTGACCCCGAGCGAGGTGTCGGGCACCTGGGGACGCGCCCCACCACGGCTGGGAAGCGCTGGAGCTGACCCTGCCTGCGAGCCCCGGGATGCCTCGGAGCCCCCAGGTCCCGGGAAGCGCAGGAAAGGGGCCCGGGAGAAGCAGCCAGGGGCTCGGCAGCCGGGGGTCCTTCCTCGAGGACCGGCTGGAGGAGCAGGTGCTTTCTTTGCCTGTGGTTGGTCGCCCACAACAAAGGCGATTCCTAGAGATCCAAATTACAGGGTGCGGGAGGCCGTGCAGGGTCTTATTATCTCGAG GTGTGCACAGAAGAAaagccacgtgaggacacagtga